One Thauera sp. K11 DNA window includes the following coding sequences:
- a CDS encoding glycerate kinase type-2 family protein yields MNLTPRELLANMFAAAVNAAQPEHCIPRFLPEPPRGRTLVIGAGKASAAMARALERHWPGELQGLVVTRYGYAVPCERIEIVEAAHPVPDAAGREAAGRLLEFVRGLTEDDLVICLVSGGGSALLPLPGEGITLEDKQAINRTLLKSGATISEMNCVRRHLSAIKGGRLAAACHPARVVNLLISDVPGDDPIDIASGPTVADPTTCADALEIVRRYGIDLPEGARRLLESGASETVKPGDGRLAGVSTHLVATPQLALKAAAKVAALEGVTPVLLGDGIEGEARDVGKVMAGIALQVAKHRQPVPPPCVLLSGGETTVTVRGKGRGGRNVEFLLSLAVALDGAPGIHAVAGDTDGVDGLDEIAGAFVTPDTLERAWARGIRPRDSLDDNDGHGFFEALGDSLVTGPTLTNVNDFRAILIT; encoded by the coding sequence ATGAACCTCACCCCGCGCGAGCTGCTCGCCAACATGTTCGCCGCCGCGGTGAACGCGGCGCAGCCCGAACACTGCATTCCGCGCTTCCTGCCCGAGCCGCCCCGCGGCCGCACCCTCGTCATCGGCGCCGGCAAGGCGTCGGCCGCGATGGCGCGGGCGCTGGAGCGCCATTGGCCGGGCGAACTGCAGGGCCTGGTCGTCACCCGCTACGGCTACGCGGTGCCGTGCGAGCGCATCGAGATCGTCGAGGCGGCACACCCGGTGCCGGACGCCGCCGGCCGCGAGGCCGCCGGACGCCTGCTGGAGTTCGTGCGCGGCCTCACCGAAGACGACCTGGTGATCTGCCTCGTCTCCGGCGGCGGCTCGGCGCTGCTGCCGCTGCCCGGCGAAGGCATCACGCTGGAGGACAAGCAGGCGATCAACCGCACGCTGCTGAAATCCGGCGCGACGATCTCGGAGATGAACTGCGTGCGCCGCCACCTCTCCGCCATCAAGGGCGGCCGCCTGGCGGCGGCCTGCCATCCGGCGCGGGTGGTGAACCTGCTGATCTCCGACGTGCCCGGCGACGACCCCATCGACATCGCCTCCGGCCCCACGGTGGCCGACCCCACGACCTGCGCCGACGCGCTGGAGATCGTGCGCCGCTACGGCATCGACCTGCCCGAGGGCGCGCGCCGGCTGCTCGAGAGCGGCGCCAGCGAGACGGTCAAGCCCGGCGACGGCCGCCTCGCCGGCGTTTCCACCCACCTGGTCGCCACCCCGCAACTGGCACTGAAGGCCGCCGCCAAGGTCGCCGCGCTGGAAGGCGTGACGCCGGTGCTGCTGGGCGACGGCATCGAGGGCGAGGCGCGCGACGTGGGCAAGGTCATGGCCGGCATCGCGCTGCAGGTCGCCAAGCACCGCCAGCCGGTGCCGCCGCCCTGCGTGCTGCTGTCCGGCGGCGAAACCACCGTCACCGTGCGCGGCAAGGGCCGCGGCGGGCGCAACGTCGAATTCCTGCTGTCGCTCGCGGTGGCACTCGACGGCGCACCCGGCATCCATGCGGTGGCGGGCGATACCGACGGCGTGGACGGGCTGGACGAGATCGCCGGCGCCTTCGTCACCCCGGACACGCTCGAGCGCGCCTGGGCGCGGGGCATCCGTCCGCGCGACAGCCTGGACGACAATGACGGCCACGGCTTTTTCGAAGCGCTCGGCGATTCGCTCGTCACCGGCCCGACGCTGACCAACGTGAACGACTTCCGCGCCATCCTGATCACCTGA
- a CDS encoding GlcG/HbpS family heme-binding protein has product MKDIKALTLDDVKRIAAAAEAEALANGWAVSIAVCDAGGHALWLQRMDGAAPMSAAVAPEKARTCVLSGKPSRVYEEMVNNGRFAALRMPVVPLEGGEPIVIDGTVIGAVGVSGVKSGEDAQVARAGVAAVTAPREAA; this is encoded by the coding sequence ATGAAGGACATCAAGGCATTGACGCTGGACGACGTGAAGCGCATCGCCGCGGCGGCCGAGGCCGAGGCACTGGCCAATGGCTGGGCCGTCAGCATCGCGGTGTGCGACGCCGGCGGCCACGCGCTGTGGCTGCAGCGCATGGACGGCGCGGCGCCGATGAGCGCCGCCGTGGCGCCGGAAAAGGCGCGCACCTGCGTGCTGAGCGGCAAGCCCAGCCGCGTCTATGAAGAGATGGTCAACAACGGCCGCTTCGCCGCGCTCAGGATGCCGGTGGTGCCGCTCGAAGGCGGCGAACCCATCGTCATCGACGGCACGGTGATCGGCGCCGTCGGCGTGTCGGGCGTGAAATCGGGCGAAGACGCCCAGGTGGCGCGCGCCGGCGTCGCCGCCGTCACTGCGCCCAGGGAGGCAGCATGA